Proteins encoded by one window of Pseudomonadota bacterium:
- a CDS encoding GNAT family N-acetyltransferase, which yields MNNFEPIIGYTPGVIGRVVELHAKFYASHWNFGLFFEAKVAIELSKFMNDYNKSKDRIWSLPVNSNIEGSITIDGTSENKNIAHLRWFIVSDKLKGKGAGNYLMDQAVSFCKDVGYEKVYLCTFQGLAPAKHLYEKFGFVLTNECFGEQWGTTVTEQRFDLDL from the coding sequence ATGAACAATTTTGAACCCATTATTGGATATACACCAGGTGTAATAGGAAGAGTTGTTGAATTACATGCAAAATTCTATGCATCACATTGGAATTTTGGACTGTTTTTTGAAGCAAAAGTGGCAATTGAACTTTCTAAGTTCATGAATGACTATAATAAATCAAAAGACCGTATTTGGTCTTTACCTGTAAACAGCAATATCGAAGGATCAATCACTATTGATGGTACTTCTGAAAATAAGAATATTGCTCATTTACGTTGGTTTATCGTGTCGGACAAATTAAAAGGGAAAGGGGCCGGAAATTATCTAATGGATCAAGCTGTTTCCTTTTGCAAAGACGTTGGATATGAAAAAGTGTATCTTTGCACTTTTCAGGGGCTTGCACCTGCAAAGCATCTTTATGAGAAATTTGGGTTTGTCTTGACTAATGAGTGTTTTGGTGAACAATGGGGAACAACCGTTACTGAACAACGTTTTGATTTAGATTTGTAA
- a CDS encoding DUF4198 domain-containing protein — protein MFIDDRENARVSEGFSTSLSAYKANGTDLAFGRNLHKKKPNQALHLSRTMKYLTALFFMIVLFPISAIAHTTTLIQHINKDGQKTVKVLHFHPFTGTNLMGIRLGAEDSKYLKGLNSIFIIHDGEERNLHAVAIPDYYTVRGEKRETYTIPVNKKSGFFKPGDYIIVVKHEAHWKKNEDLYRQKIAKLCLNYYGVTTDWPKRVLKNIPEIIPLVRPYSVHAGSLFRAEAVNDEGRQIAHAKIQIEYLNYTSGDTELDTTTAGVIKEDIGDTFIFTDSSGSFSFIPPKEGVWTFTLVDGDNNKFIQGKRLEYDSSISIVVK, from the coding sequence ATGTTTATAGACGATCGTGAAAATGCTCGGGTCTCGGAAGGTTTTTCCACATCACTCTCTGCGTATAAGGCTAACGGAACAGATTTAGCGTTTGGTAGAAATCTTCATAAAAAAAAGCCGAACCAGGCTCTTCACTTGAGTAGGACAATGAAATATCTTACAGCTCTTTTTTTCATGATAGTGTTATTCCCGATATCTGCAATAGCGCATACCACGACCCTTATCCAGCACATAAATAAAGACGGCCAGAAAACTGTCAAGGTTCTTCATTTTCATCCCTTTACTGGTACCAACCTTATGGGGATACGTTTAGGCGCTGAAGATTCAAAATACCTTAAAGGATTGAATTCAATTTTTATAATTCACGATGGAGAAGAAAGAAATTTACATGCTGTCGCCATCCCCGATTATTATACCGTGAGAGGTGAGAAAAGAGAGACCTACACAATCCCGGTAAATAAAAAAAGTGGCTTTTTTAAACCTGGTGACTACATCATCGTTGTCAAGCATGAAGCTCACTGGAAAAAAAATGAAGATCTTTACCGGCAGAAAATTGCGAAACTTTGTCTTAATTATTATGGAGTTACCACTGACTGGCCGAAGAGGGTGCTCAAGAATATACCTGAAATAATACCATTAGTTCGACCATACAGTGTGCACGCTGGAAGTCTTTTCAGAGCCGAGGCCGTCAATGACGAAGGCAGACAAATTGCCCACGCAAAGATACAAATTGAATATCTGAACTATACATCAGGCGATACAGAACTTGATACAACCACAGCCGGGGTCATCAAGGAAGATATTGGGGATACCTTTATTTTTACAGACAGCAGCGGGAGTTTTTCATTTATTCCACCAAAAGAAGGTGTATGGACATTCACTCTGGTGGATGGAGACAACAATAAATTCATCCAGGGGAAAAGGCTTGAATATGATTCCTCTATTTCAATAGTGGTTAAATAG
- a CDS encoding RNA-binding S4 domain-containing protein has protein sequence MRKLEISVEPIELYKILKFENLVSSGGEAKFVIAAGQVLVNGKVETRKRKKLVSGDMVEFGEEKIYIKRNYSALAS, from the coding sequence ATGAGAAAGCTGGAAATTTCTGTAGAGCCGATTGAGCTCTATAAAATCCTCAAGTTCGAAAATCTGGTTTCTAGTGGCGGTGAAGCGAAGTTTGTCATCGCCGCAGGCCAGGTTTTGGTAAATGGGAAGGTAGAAACCAGGAAAAGAAAAAAGCTGGTTTCAGGCGATATGGTAGAATTCGGGGAAGAAAAAATTTACATAAAGCGTAACTATTCAGCTTTAGCCAGCTAG
- the nudC gene encoding NAD(+) diphosphatase has protein sequence MSIILNFDRVAARRRDAIWLAEKLQDPDTSFLPCWRSQNLFVGEESLRPTFLSAADLGDLLLLAAPVILLGISNQQSWFTLELPTDDEMVPERLAPFGTFHNLRRVLPQVAEADYALLAYARAMTFWHRRNRYCGFCGSIMVSGEGGHLLACSNSSCGQQNFPRTDPAVIMRVCREERCLMARQASWPRGMYSVLAGFVEPGETLEAAVKREVREESGIRIRSVEYFASQPWPFPASLMLGFTAEFESGEIFCADQELEEVCWFSREEVRRGIKQGSLKLPFKGTLSYRLISDWLAGDAGG, from the coding sequence ATGAGCATTATACTAAATTTTGATCGGGTGGCTGCCCGTCGCCGCGATGCCATCTGGCTGGCTGAAAAGCTGCAAGATCCGGATACCAGTTTTCTTCCCTGCTGGCGTTCGCAAAATCTCTTTGTCGGGGAAGAATCACTCCGGCCGACTTTCCTCTCAGCAGCCGATCTGGGCGATCTGCTTTTGTTGGCGGCTCCTGTCATTTTGCTGGGGATTTCTAATCAGCAAAGCTGGTTTACTCTCGAATTGCCTACCGATGATGAAATGGTCCCTGAGCGCCTTGCTCCTTTCGGTACCTTTCACAACCTCCGCCGGGTTCTGCCTCAGGTGGCCGAAGCAGATTATGCCCTGCTGGCCTATGCCCGAGCCATGACCTTCTGGCACCGGCGAAACCGTTATTGCGGTTTCTGTGGTTCGATTATGGTCAGTGGGGAAGGTGGCCATCTCCTTGCCTGCAGCAATTCTTCCTGCGGGCAGCAAAATTTCCCCCGTACCGATCCGGCGGTGATCATGCGGGTCTGCCGGGAGGAACGTTGCCTGATGGCCCGCCAGGCAAGCTGGCCGAGGGGTATGTATTCCGTTCTGGCCGGTTTCGTTGAACCGGGGGAAACTTTGGAGGCGGCGGTGAAACGTGAAGTCAGGGAGGAATCCGGCATCAGGATTCGATCAGTGGAATACTTTGCCTCCCAGCCCTGGCCTTTTCCTGCTTCCCTGATGCTGGGTTTTACCGCTGAATTTGAGTCCGGGGAGATATTTTGTGCTGATCAAGAGCTGGAAGAGGTGTGCTGGTTCAGCCGGGAAGAGGTCCGGCGGGGAATTAAGCAGGGCAGCCTGAAGTTGCCGTTTAAAGGAACCCTGTCTTATCGGCTGATCTCTGACTGGCTGGCTGGTGACGCTGGGGGATGA
- a CDS encoding NAD-glutamate dehydrogenase has protein sequence MDALLKKLKNEMSREIKQILDERCLQGEKNFDWLQANLNPYFFITMAGEHDALANLVSGLHTVAHNRRLVVADQERQLIQASLSRPGSLHQSFMQLQEKEISYAEVCHSYRSIPGTDSPLEIQRFEFDRKTHQEIAAAGRTRIPRKFKETVTQIMPHSYAEFAFSDFDRIFRLLWLNNEKYIRISPAERVARIIWLYQQVCKHNGLYLDVENSEDVTRHQESRLLFAVGNPPEHGFLVQIMEIFNRLDIGVRRAYSLNISNGTTPYFLGTFYIATRHGELLIKDSTLYDNLKAELYNSQILANTGRMYNNFLIKGVVTGEEASLSNAMIAFCHTNLAHNQPDLYDLGEIKRAFYQHPEVMLRLAQLFFLRFQPGVDDRESQYQEAYEQLELEIKGFNTGHRHMDEYRRVIFSTALLLIHYTLKTNFFVPEKHALAFRLDPAYLEKMAVEFTSDLPAGKPFRITYFYGRYGAGYHVGFSDIARGGWRTIICRTSDDFLTNASSLFREVFVLAHTQHLKNKDIYEGGSKMGVVLDVSDIDDRGLITQRLYKLQYGFLNAFLDIFITENSRVKHPKIIDYYGEDEPIELGPDENMHDSMIELIARQSVKRGYLLGPGLISSKEVGINHKQYGVTSLGVTAFAEITMEELGVDMHSDSFSVKITGGPNGDVAGNCMRLLLERCPEVMIKLVVAGSGAAYDPQGLDHQELGRLVLKANINDFDPEHLSPGGFILFRKVTRREGLVELFRKVMRTENGVEEQWITSDEFHRDFDGLIFSVPADLFIPAGGRPETIDEQNWSRLFTADWKPSCRAIVEGANSYITPAARLEIQQHGVVVIRDAAANKCGVISSSYEIIANLLLSEKEFLTHKDAYVADVLGILERRARDEARLIFRRYREAAGSIPYTEIANGISTEINEHYNELFSYFQSHPELVQHNRFRPVLLAHLPAFISENRKYRLRLKRLPPKYRYAMLASELASTIVYQGGWQVDFGSSLKEYVKKHFSA, from the coding sequence TCCAGGGGGAGAAAAATTTTGACTGGCTCCAGGCAAATCTGAATCCCTATTTTTTTATTACCATGGCCGGCGAGCATGATGCCCTGGCCAATCTGGTCAGCGGTCTGCATACGGTGGCCCACAACCGGCGGCTGGTGGTTGCTGATCAGGAGCGTCAGCTGATCCAGGCCAGCCTCAGCCGTCCTGGCTCCCTCCATCAATCCTTCATGCAGCTGCAGGAGAAAGAGATTTCCTATGCCGAAGTATGTCATTCCTACCGTTCGATTCCCGGGACCGATAGCCCTCTGGAAATCCAGCGCTTTGAATTTGACCGAAAAACTCATCAAGAAATCGCCGCTGCCGGCCGGACACGGATTCCCCGAAAGTTCAAAGAGACAGTTACCCAGATCATGCCCCATAGCTACGCCGAATTTGCTTTCTCTGATTTCGACCGGATTTTCCGTCTCCTGTGGTTGAATAATGAAAAATATATCCGCATTTCACCGGCTGAACGGGTGGCCAGGATCATCTGGCTTTACCAGCAGGTCTGCAAGCATAATGGTCTTTATCTGGATGTGGAAAACAGTGAGGATGTCACCCGTCATCAGGAGTCGAGACTTTTGTTTGCCGTCGGGAATCCGCCGGAACATGGTTTCCTGGTCCAGATCATGGAGATTTTCAATCGTTTGGATATAGGGGTGCGGCGGGCCTATTCTTTGAATATCAGTAATGGAACCACTCCGTATTTCCTCGGGACCTTTTACATCGCCACCCGTCACGGCGAGTTGCTCATTAAGGATTCAACTCTCTATGATAATTTGAAAGCCGAGTTGTACAACAGCCAGATTCTGGCCAATACCGGGCGTATGTATAATAATTTTCTCATCAAAGGGGTGGTCACCGGTGAAGAAGCGTCACTGAGCAATGCCATGATTGCCTTCTGCCATACAAACCTTGCCCATAACCAGCCGGATCTCTATGACCTGGGGGAAATCAAGCGGGCTTTTTATCAACATCCGGAAGTCATGCTTCGTTTAGCCCAATTGTTCTTCCTCCGTTTTCAGCCGGGTGTGGATGATCGTGAATCACAATACCAGGAAGCTTATGAACAGCTGGAGTTGGAAATAAAAGGATTTAATACCGGCCATCGGCACATGGATGAATACCGGCGGGTTATCTTTTCCACCGCTCTCCTGCTCATTCATTACACGTTGAAAACCAATTTTTTTGTTCCCGAAAAGCATGCCCTGGCTTTCCGCCTCGACCCTGCTTATCTGGAAAAAATGGCGGTTGAATTTACCAGTGATCTGCCGGCCGGGAAACCGTTCAGAATAACCTATTTTTATGGTCGCTACGGAGCCGGTTACCATGTGGGTTTTTCGGATATTGCCCGCGGGGGCTGGCGAACCATTATCTGTCGGACCTCTGATGATTTCCTCACCAATGCCAGTTCCCTTTTTCGGGAGGTTTTTGTCCTCGCCCATACCCAGCATCTGAAGAATAAAGATATTTATGAAGGCGGTTCGAAAATGGGAGTGGTCCTGGATGTTTCGGATATTGATGACCGGGGTCTCATAACCCAGCGCCTCTACAAACTTCAGTATGGTTTTCTGAATGCTTTTCTGGATATCTTCATTACCGAAAACAGCCGGGTGAAACATCCGAAAATTATTGATTATTATGGTGAGGATGAGCCCATCGAGCTTGGTCCTGATGAAAATATGCACGACAGCATGATCGAACTGATAGCCCGGCAGTCAGTCAAACGTGGATATCTGCTGGGGCCGGGATTGATCTCCAGTAAAGAGGTGGGGATCAATCATAAGCAGTACGGGGTAACCTCGCTGGGGGTTACCGCATTTGCCGAAATTACTATGGAGGAACTGGGCGTTGATATGCATAGCGATTCCTTTTCGGTCAAAATTACCGGCGGTCCCAATGGTGATGTGGCTGGCAACTGCATGCGCCTGCTCCTGGAACGCTGTCCTGAAGTGATGATTAAACTGGTGGTAGCCGGTTCAGGGGCGGCTTATGATCCCCAGGGCCTGGATCATCAGGAATTGGGCCGCCTGGTGTTGAAAGCCAATATTAATGATTTTGATCCGGAACATCTTTCTCCCGGCGGCTTTATTCTTTTTCGCAAAGTAACCCGCCGGGAGGGGCTGGTGGAACTTTTTCGTAAAGTAATGCGGACGGAAAACGGGGTCGAAGAACAGTGGATCACGTCAGATGAATTTCACCGGGATTTCGACGGGCTTATTTTTTCGGTTCCGGCCGATTTATTTATCCCGGCCGGTGGCCGTCCGGAAACTATTGATGAGCAGAACTGGTCACGGCTGTTCACTGCCGATTGGAAACCCAGTTGCCGGGCGATTGTCGAAGGGGCAAATTCCTATATCACCCCGGCCGCCCGGCTGGAAATTCAGCAGCATGGGGTGGTGGTTATTAGGGATGCCGCCGCCAATAAATGCGGGGTTATTTCATCTTCCTATGAGATTATTGCCAACCTGCTGCTCAGCGAAAAGGAGTTTTTAACCCATAAGGATGCCTATGTGGCCGATGTCCTGGGCATTCTTGAACGGCGGGCCCGGGATGAAGCCCGACTGATTTTCCGCCGTTACCGGGAAGCGGCAGGGAGCATTCCTTATACGGAAATAGCCAATGGCATCAGTACGGAAATCAACGAACATTACAATGAGCTGTTCAGTTATTTTCAGTCCCATCCCGAGCTGGTTCAGCATAACCGTTTCCGGCCCGTTCTCCTGGCCCATCTGCCGGCCTTCATCAGTGAAAACCGGAAATACCGCCTGCGGTTAAAACGACTGCCACCAAAATACCGGTATGCCATGCTGGCCAGCGAGCTGGCTTCAACGATTGTCTACCAGGGTGGTTGGCAAGTGGATTTTGGCAGTTCCCTGAAAGAGTATGTGAAAAAACATTTTTCCGCTTGA